Proteins found in one Miscanthus floridulus cultivar M001 chromosome 4, ASM1932011v1, whole genome shotgun sequence genomic segment:
- the LOC136551074 gene encoding uncharacterized protein, with the protein MKAYCAIVRRLESKFDGLELNHVARKFNEAADELAKMASARTPVPPNVFARDLHKPSVDYAPATEEGPSAEPTTGPEAPSATETSPAGPEAMAIDAEPPEADQGTDWRVPFLDRLVRGELPADRAEARRLARRAKTYVLCDGELYRRSPSGILQRCITTEAGQSLLCDLHAGVCGHHAAPRALVGNAFRQGFYWPTAVADATRLVRSCEGCQYYARQTHLPAQALQTIPITWPFAVWGLDIFTGRKFLTFCDDHHIRVAWSAVGHPRTNGQVERANGMILQGLKPRIFNRLQKFGKKWLAELPSVIWSLRNT; encoded by the exons atgaaggcgtactgcgcgatagTACGACGCCTGGAGagcaagttcgacggtctcgagctcaaccacgttgcacgaaagttcaacgaggccgcggacgaactagcaaagatggcgtcggcgcggaccccggttcccccgaacgtcttcgccagagacctccacaaaccatccgtcgactacgccccggcgacggaagagggcccGTCAGCCGAGCCCAccacagggcccgaggccccctctgccaccgagacctcgcccgccgggcccgaggccatggcgattgacgcagagcctcccgaggccgaccaagggacggactggcgagtccctttcctcgatcgcctcgttcgaggagagcttcctgctgacagagccgaagcccggcggcttgcgcgacgcgccaagacttacgtcctctgcgacggcgagttgtataggcgtagcccatctggtattctccaacgatgcatcaccaccgaggctggccaatccttgcTTTGCGACTTGCatgcgggagtctgcgggcaccacgcggcgcctcgcgcgctcgtgggtaacgccttccgccaaggtttctattggccgacggcggtggcagacgccacgaggctagtacgctcctgcgagggatgccagtactacgctcgacagacgcacctcccggcccaagccctccaaaccatccccatcacatggccattcgccgtatgggggctggacat attcaccggtcgcaaattCCTAactttctgcgacgaccaccacatccgggtggcctggtcggccgtagggcacccaaggacgaatggccaagtagagcgtgccaacggcatgatcctacaaggccttaagccaagaatattcaatcggttgcagaagtttggcaagaaatggcttgccgaactcccgtcagtcatctggagcctaaggaatacc